In one window of Clavelina lepadiformis chromosome 4, kaClaLepa1.1, whole genome shotgun sequence DNA:
- the LOC143453421 gene encoding uncharacterized protein LOC143453421, protein MEEELKIMMIESFDSSKIDFIQIGTTVTTNALLERKGERMALALTKGWIDLLYIGN, encoded by the exons ATGGAAGAG gagttgaaaattatgatgaTCGAATCATTCGACTCAAGTAAGATCGATTTCATCCAGATTGGAACGACGGTCACCACAAATGCTCTCCTTGAGAGGAAAGGTGAAAGAATGGCACTTGCTCTCACTAAGGGTTGGATAGATCTTCTTTACATTGGAAATTAG
- the LOC143451817 gene encoding corticotropin-releasing factor receptor 2-like, with protein sequence MLLLYFEFPIRPSQEPHDKEIEFLGEKQTSCVIIAKFCQNYTNVPVHCPYINTHVTNMNPPDVCFSQTLGGGIAYTRCFKKFNGVHYNNSFNATRKCKSDGRWSRINFTACRPIPDSSDPAEDYVNIHLKIVVMITYVGRGLSLFTLVIAFLLFWRLSKFNYDLNVVWENSQRGDDENSRLYAMEVLQRFNYKKLVLCRVLAAISIYSQVATYCWMFVEGVYLHMMVVMAYTYDRFSIKLYIALGWGTPIPITIIWAVLKAVYEDKECWMQNPTDTWVEYFYQIPIFVLFAINALIMVNVVRILVTKLIKQNSLESAVTYSKAVKAAFFLFNLLGITYILFFLSPGDGAGEIAFFYVNAIFQSFQHSGVSLTEP encoded by the exons ATGCTACTACtgtattttgaatttcctattcGACCCAGCCAAGAGCCCCATGACAAAGAAATTGAGTTTCTGGGAGAGAAACAGACGAGTTGCGTCATCATTGCCAAATTCTGTCAAAATTACACCAATGTTCCCG TTCACTGCCCTTACATCAACACTCACGTGACCAACATGAATCCCCCGGATGTCTGCTTTTCCCAGACGCTTGGTGGCGGCATTGCCTACACTAGATGTTTTAAGAAGTTCAATGGAGTTCATTACAACAATTCAT TTAACGCGACTCGCAAGTGTAAATCAGACGGAAGATGGTCTCGCATTAATTTTACTGCTTGTCGTCCCATACCGGACTCG agTGACCCTGCCGAAGATTACGTCAATATTCATCTCAAGATTGTCGTCATGATAACTTACGTAGGCAGGGGACTTTCCCTCTTCACATTGGTCATCGCTTTTTTACTCTTCTGGAGACTCAG TAAATTCAATTATGACCTAAACGTAGTTTGGGAAAATTCACAGCGAGGTGATGACGAAAATTCGCGGCTTTACGCGATGGAAGTTCTGCAACGATTCAATTATAAGAAACTG GTTCTATGTCGAGTCCTGGCCGCCATCTCCATCTACTCTCAAGTGGCCACCTACTGCTGGATGTTCGTAGAAGGCGTCTACCTTCACATGATGGTGGTCATGGCTTACACGTACGACAGGTTCAGCATAAAGCTATATATCGCGCTAGGTTGGG GCACACCGATCCCAATCACAATTATATGGGCGGTGCTCAAAGCGGTTTATGAGGACAAAGAATGCTGGATGCAGAACCCGACAGACACCTGGGTCGAATATTTCTACCAGATTCCCATCTTTGTCTTGTTCGCG ATCAACGCGTTGATAATGGTGAATGTCGTCCGTATTTTGGTCACTAAACTCATCAAGCAGAACTCGCTGGAAAGTGCAGTAACCTATTCAAAAGCAGTGAAGGCggctttctttcttttcaacCTTCTTGGAATTACTTACATCTTGTTTTTTCTCAGTCCGGGAGATGGCgctggtgaaatcgctttcttcTACGTCAACGCCATCTTTCAGTCATTTCAG CACTCTGGCGTTTCACTGACGGAGccataa
- the LOC143452375 gene encoding 5-oxoprolinase-like: protein MEGKAEAYWQGIGRHPILYIFTQERLDFLCTLFGPDGRLVSNASHIPSHLEAMLDVVQYQMWAIEINERNCIVSNHPCAGGVHLPVYSQVTAFLTLPGEFTSCSRAHDLHGNLADLRALVAANQKGIHLVQELISRSATFDFEGTSPMVINKLNAPRAISKSVVIYCLRCMVGYDIPLNQGCLAPIPVNKLKWSILDPKDDAAVVGGNVLTSQRIVDVIMKAFIACAVAQGCMNNTTFGDESFGYYDTVAGGAEAGPTWHGRSGFHNHMTNTRSTDPERYV, encoded by the exons ATGGAAGGGAAAGCCGAAGCATATTGGCAAGGTATTGGACGCCATCCAATTCTCTATATTTTCACACAG GAACGACTTGACTTCTTGTGCACTCTATTCGGACCCGATGGTCGTCTTGTTTCCAACGCTTCTCACATCCCAAGCCACCTAGAGGCCATGTTGGATGTCGTGCAGTACCAGATGTGGGCAATAGAGATCAATGAAAGAAATTGCATCGTCTCCAATCATCCATGTGCTGGAGGAGTTCATCTTCCTGTTTACTCTC AAGTAACAGCGTTTCTCACGCTCCCAGGAGAATTCACTAGTTGCAGCCGGGCCCACGATCTCCATGGCAACCTGGCCGACTTGAGAGCGCTAGTTGCCGCTAACCAGAAG GGTATCCACCTGGTCCAGGAGCTCATATCGAGAAGCGCGACATTCGATTTCGAGGGGACATCCCCTATGGTGATAAACAAGTTGAACGCGCCGAGAGCGATCAGCAAGTCTGTCGTCATCTACTGCCTCAGGTGCATGGTGGGCTACGACATCCCGCTTAACCAGGGCTGCCTCGCCCCTATTCCCGTCAACAAACTCAAGTGGTCCATTCTCGACCCCAAGGATGACGCGGCCGTCGTCGGTGGCAACGTGCTCACGTCGCAGAGGAtcgttgacgtcataatgaaggCGTTTATAGCGTGTGCTGTGGCGCAGGGTTGCATGAACAACACGACCTTTGGTGATGAGAGCTTTGGTTATTACGATACTGTCGCCGGTGGAGCTGAAGCG GGACCAACCTGGCACGGTCGCAGTGGGTTTCACAATCACATGACCAACACAAGAAGCACTGATCCGGAAAGATATGTTTGA